One genomic region from Perognathus longimembris pacificus isolate PPM17 unplaced genomic scaffold, ASM2315922v1 HiC_scaffold_5470, whole genome shotgun sequence encodes:
- the LOC125345280 gene encoding allergen Fel d 4-like produces the protein MGPLLLGVCLGLAWAGQDRSPVPVQPGFSPEQAEGAWHTVALGASRPSAVQEGGAFRCFMTDVRGLGNGDLNVTYFHRKDGECVKEFYIAERTDAPGRYTFEYQGTVYLTFVVLNDDFAIMDLENHGADGVLVVVELHGRSVSAGRRGLEAYGKHVASRGLRPSDTVDLGLERKPPAQPCFSLEPEPPWPWGDATPWSRRSRWALEPASPVTSTSDAS, from the exons ATGGGGCCGCTGCTGCTCGGCGTGTGcctgggcctggcctgggccgggcAGGACCGCAGCCCGGTGCCCGTGCAGCCCGGATTCAGCCCCGAGCAG GCGGAGGGAGCCTGGCACACCGTCGCGCTGGGAGCCTCCCGCCCGTCCGCCGTCCAGGAGGGCGGCGCCTTCCGCTGCTTCATGACCGACGTCAGGGGCCTGGGGAACGGGGACCTCAACGTCACCTACTTCCACAG AAAAGACGGCGAGTGCGTCAAGGAATTCTACATCGCAGAGCGGACGGATGCGCCGGGCCGCTACACCTTTGAGT ACCAAGGCACCGTCTACCTGACGTTTGTGGTCCTGAACGACGACTTCGCCATCATGGACTTGGAAAACCACGGCGCAGACGGCGTCCTCGTCGTGGTCGAGCTCCACG GCAGGAGCGTGTCCGCGGGCCGCCGCGGGCTGGAGGCCTACGGGAAGCACGTGGCCAGCAGGGGCCTGCGGCCGAGCGACACGGTGGACCTGGGTCTCGAGCGTAAGCCCCCCGCGCAGCCCTGCTTCTCGCTGGAACCCGagccgccctggccctgg GGAGATGCGACTCCCTGGAGTCGTAG